The genomic region TGCACTCTGACATGCACTGATAACTGTGGGGAACTTATACAGACAAGTGTGTgccttttcaaatcatgtccaatcaactgaattcaCCACAGGTGGACGCCAATCAAGTTGTAAAAACATcttaaggatgatcagtggaaacaggatgcacctgagctcaattgtGTCATAATATAAATACTTATGTAcgttattttaattttaaaaaatctttacttcaagatttcaaacacacttctttcacgttgtgaTTATGGGGtcttgtttgtagaattttgaggaaaataatgaatttaatccattttggaataaggctgtaacataaaatgtggaaaaagtgaagcgctgtgaatatttTCTGGATGCACTGGAGTTTATGTTTTTAGAAAGTTTGGTGAATGCATGTCATCAGCACATACCGGATAGTGTCAAGAAGAATGTCTATGAAGAAGGTATAACTTTCAGCTGGAATATTTCCTTTAGCAAGAAAAACTTTGTTGTAGCTGCCCTCCATCAGGTACTacagtaaacataaaaaaaccaacaaatgcATCAAATGCACACCTCTTAACAAATGAGTGAGGATAATTACATCGGGAGATTTTGCAAACCAATGAAGCCACAGATATCTGTGGGAGCCCAAGAGAGCTAAATTGGTTATGCTAACAGGGTGGGAAAGATTGCACACTAAAACAAAGACCAAGTAAAACTACTCAAAATCGACCAATGATGATCTCATTGCTCTTGGTGATACAAATGTGGGGATTAATATCTCGCAAACAATCATTAATTATTCTGTTATTATGCtgaaattataaacaaaaaaaatgggatGAGATTATTGCATATGCATGACCAgaagtgtgtgtaaaacattaTGCAAAAGAAATTGATAACGATCCGTCTGTGAGTAGAAATGATGTCAGCCACAGTGCGTTAAATACTGACAAAATGTACAGTTCATCTGCTTAACAGCCTCTAATCTAGCTTTAATTTCACATGCTCCTAAAACCATGAATATTCATCTTTTAATCgccaaaaatatacaaataaaaaccatATAAAATGTCTAATGAAGGCATTTATACGTGATACAGGGGAGCAAGAAtatagaaagaaatacaattgtAGATTGCCCTATACAAACCAGGAGTGATTCCTTTAAAATTAGGTGCATTTGAACACATtcataaaaaatgatttgtttgtaGTCATCGGATTATCTTGTGCTGACTCAGCACTGATCACTTTTAAATACGCAATCTGCAAGTTTTCCTAATGCTTCTTTTACCTGCTCTAATGAGACCGGGTGCCTGATGTATACATTTGTCTGAATGTCTTTAGCACTCAGCCTCTCCAGCTCTGTGTGAAACTCTGACACTCTGTTCTGTGAGAGCAGGAAGAGCAGATTTAGACCCAGCAGTTGATGGATGTAGGCTGATTCTGGCAGCTCATCCCTGAATGATGTATAAAGGCAAAAGGAAGAGGATGCATTACAAACTTTTTTCCAGCACAAcatttttgctattttaaatAACTGTCAAATTTCCTTGATCAAAAATCAACACAAGCGAAGCAAAAACTGGAGCCAATACCATTAATACCAAATAAAtgactttttataaataaaaaaattaaataccaaAAGGCTGCTATTTTATGTGCAACCATTAATAACATTGAGATGTGAAATTAATATTGTggcagaaaaaataataattaagaatGGCAACCTGtatctaataaaaacaaagagagTAAATGGTAAATACAGTGTCCCTGTGACTCTATACATAATGGATGTTTtagcaacttttttttgtattctttgtAAAGACACACAAAATCTTCTTTCAATTAGGGTGCATTTCATTGAACATCCAATTTTACATAACATGAAATTTGTGATTTTGAAACTAACTTTTACACAGTGCATTTGCTAATTGTAATTTGATTAAGAATAATAAGGATAAACATACAGGCACTAACATAAAAATGTGTAGTTTATAAACACTTTCTCTCTAAAAGCTGCTTAGCGacaaattgttaataaaataacattaaattaaactgaACTTTTGGGACACAATGtataacaaatacaatttcaaGTACCTGATTAAGCAAATAAACTATACTTTTGAGTTGcccctataataataatattattattattaaaaaatataattataatattatactgCAATGCACTTTAATATTCCAGCTCAGTTCGTGTGGAGTGGCGAGTGAGCGTTATCTTTCAAAATAGTTGTTCTATGGTGTGGATGATGAATTACTTGTAATCAAAGTAATAACACTTCAGCTGGGCCATGTATCGCTCAAAAGAGGGGATGTCTTTCTTTAGGATGCTCCATAAGGCTCCGATTTCCAACACATCACCTGCAAGACAAACAGGCACAGTGATGAAAAGCACCGATCGAAGCACATATTTGATATAATGCACAGCGGTACTCACGGGCTAAAATCAGCTGCTGTTTGGCAAATTGCTTCCCAGTGATTGGTAAAAAGTTCAATTCCAGAAGCGAAATCTATAACAAAACAATGTtcacacaacacaaccaatCAAATAATTCGACCTCTACCATTAATCCagacaagaataaaaaacaaaattcgTAGTAACAGAGTCGAGTCATTTGATTAAGATtgacatacatacatgtatatatacatacacacacacacacacacacacacacacacacatacatatacatacacacacacacacacacacacacacacacacacacacacacacatatatatatatatatatatatatatatatatatgtgtatatatatatatatatatatatatatatatatatatatatgtgtatatatatatatatatatatatatatatatatatatacacacatatatatatatatatgtatatatatacacacattttatatatatatatatatatatatatatatatatatatatatatatatatatatatatacacacacacatacatacatacatacatacagcagGCTAATCGTAGTAATGCTAGTTTGCTAGCACACACAAGCGCCTCCAGTCTGAATTTAAGTCCATTCCCACTTTAGCTACTTTCGCCAAATGTTTAAcagattaaaaattaaaaagcaatacCTTAAGCTTGCTTAATATTTCCCCGCATTTGTTTAAATTCGGATTTTTCTTATTCCATTCGGCTTTCAATGTCTCATACAAGCCGACAGTCTCTTTCAACGCAGACGCCATAGTGATTCTGCAAAAATGTACGACAGGAGCGAGCGCTCATACGGCACCCAACTGTCGTGAAATACTGTTGTCATGGAAGCGAGGGTGTTTTTTTGCGCCCGTAGATGGCGCCGTTTCTCTAAATTCCCCTTTTTACGatttaatcattcattcattcattgctGCTTTCAAGGCGAAATCCTACTACCACAAGCCATCGAACATGATTCTTTTTTTGACAATTTCGACTATTTTCAGCAATCATTTCCTTACTCTTTTCAGAGTGACGTAAAATCATCATGATCTCCTCACTGCCTCCAGATTACTTTACGGCAATATGGACTTTAGttaatatacagtgtatagTTAAATCTTATACATATCGctgtttttagaaaaataatcattattagACTTCTCGTTGACGTTTACCCGTTCGCTAGTTGTTAAACATGTCCGCTGGACTTTCGGTTTAGAATGTGGCCTAATGTTTGAGATCACTACAGAACAGATGTTATTCGGTCGTGTTATTGTGCTGAATTGCTTTTCGTGATTATTACTTATTTTGACCAAGCAAACAGAACACACGTTCATGTGAAGGCGTCCTTCTGTGTGCCAGTCGCCTTCGTCTTATGTGCCGAAGTGGGAAACTTGCAAATTACAATTTACAAGGTACCGCAAACGCATGAAACCCGATTTACGGCGCGCCCAGATCTGTACTGCGCATGCCTGCAATTTCACGACAAATAGGAAACGAGATTTTTGAAACAAACCTTGAACTCGTTTATTAAACATCAAAGAGCAGGACTTTTATTAATTCCTAATATATGGGTTGTGTTTTGGTGACAAATCGGTTGAATATATTAGGtgtaagattttcttttatttctttaggaAGTGTTCCATCAGTTTTTAAAAGATGAGATGGGCAGGTGTCATAATCCCCCGTCCTCCCTGTTCACAACCACGGGTTTGGTATTATTTTACACCATTAAAGGAGGAACCACACCAAACGTGTAGGCATTAGCTGaacctcttttcttttctttctttcttgttcacAATTCAGTTTGCAATTCAGAAAGGAAATTTAGCAACCCTAATATTTGAACAGTTCATCTCTAAAACATTGGGCCTTAACGTTGAAACATGCATGTAGCAACGTTTTACTTAGAATTTACTTACATTTGCTTGTTTTAGAAAATTATGATCACACACATACCAAACATCATACatctattaatattaattaatatttattaatattaatctaATTCTAAGCCATAATACACATAGCATgctaaataaagtaataatggaCTATGACAGGAACGATCTCAAATAGCAGCAGAAAGAAGGTGGTTAATATCAGTGCactatttcattaatttattttattttatatttgattttatgTGAAAT from Silurus meridionalis isolate SWU-2019-XX chromosome 13, ASM1480568v1, whole genome shotgun sequence harbors:
- the psmd8 gene encoding 26S proteasome non-ATPase regulatory subunit 8, whose protein sequence is MASALKETVGLYETLKAEWNKKNPNLNKCGEILSKLKISLLELNFLPITGKQFAKQQLILARDVLEIGALWSILKKDIPSFERYMAQLKCYYFDYKDELPESAYIHQLLGLNLLFLLSQNRVSEFHTELERLSAKDIQTNVYIRHPVSLEQYLMEGSYNKVFLAKGNIPAESYTFFIDILLDTIRDEIAGCIEKAYEQIQFSEATRVLFFSSPKKMTEYAKKRGWTQSPDGYYSFSPQQQRTEEVTIPSTELAQQVIEYARQLEMIV